The Anabaena sp. PCC 7108 region AACGAAGTCAAAATAGATATTGAAAAGCAATTAGAAACTCATACACTTGATGATGTTGATTTTGAACAACTGGAATGGTTGCGAAGTCGGTTAATTGAATCTTGGCAAAATTCAGAAGTGCGGGGACGGGTAATATTTTTTCATCATCCTCCTTATGTTACAGAAGCAACTAAGTGGCATCAAGGGCAAACTTTAGCAGTACGTCATCGTTTGCGGGGAGTATTTGAGCAAGTAGCGGCAAGTTTGGGTAATATAAATCAAGGTAGACCGCTTGTAGATGTGATTTGTAGTGGTCACGCACACTGTTTGGAACATCTGCGGACTGTGAATACAGGATACGCTGATTCTCACATTAATTATATAGTTTGTGGTGGGAGTGGTCGTCGTCCCCGTCGTCAACGCCAAGAAGGGACGGAACTAATGGAAGCTTTTTTGACTACTGATAATAGTAATTTTACTCAAAAAGTTGCAGATTCACTATTGTATGTAGGACGTAGCGGTTACGGTTCACAGAGGAAAAAACCTTATTCTTGTGTGCGGGTGGATGTAAAAGCGGGATTTCCTGCTAAGTTTATTGTGACACCACTAGTTACAGAATTAATAGAGGGGAAATGGTGCGATCGCTCTTTAGAACCAATTGTCATATAGTGGGGTTATGGGGATGGAAATTGGGTTTGGTCATTGTTACTGGGAACTGGTGTAATAGCGGGAGATGTCGGTTGGGACGATTCAACATAGAAAGACTTATATAACTCCTTCTGTTTTTTATAAGATGCAGTGATTTTCGCTAATCCTCTGTCGAGATAATTGCTAAAAATATTCATATTAAATTCAAACTCTGCTTGGGTTGCTTTTGCTTGAATTTTAATATTTTTTTCTTCATAGATAGTATCATCAATAGTTGCTTTAAGGTTAACTTCTATATCTTCAGTAGCTACATTATTTAAAATAATTATTCCTCGAATTTTTTCTCCCCGTTTGACAGTAATTTCCTCTTGTCCTTGTCCTTCTTCGCACGGTTTTACATTTTCTGACAGGCTTAAAGATAAGCACTTCATTATTTGTGTTTCAGGTTCTTGGTTGGGTGAAGTTTCTGTCTGGGTTGGAGTTGAAGTTTCTGTCTGGGTTGGAGTTGAAGTTTCTGTCTGGGTTGGAGTTGGAGTTTCTGTCTGGGTTGGAGTTGGAGTTTTTGTCTGGGTTGGAGTTGGAGTTTTTGTCTGGGTTGGAGTTGAAGTTTCTGTCTGGGTTGGAGTTGAAGTTTCTGTCGGGTTTGCAGTTGAAGTTTCTGTCGGGTTTGCAGTTGAAGTTTCTGTCGGGTTTGCAGTTGAAGTTTCTGTCGGGTTTGCAGTTGAAGTTTTTGTCGGAGGTTGTAATGACCAAATCAACCATCCTATAAATGCAAAAAACAAAAAACCTGCACCAAATTTAAACCATAGTGAAAAATCTTGCTTGATAGGTTTTACTGGTGGTGAAGCATCAATTGGTTTAGACTTTGGTATCACCCAATCTGGGATCAATTCCAGATTATTTTTAGTAACTTCTATTCCAGCTTGATCATTAATTGATTCTCTAATTTGTAAAGCTTGATTTAAATAGTTTTGCGCTTCAGTTAACTGATTTAAACAAAGTGAACGAGTTCCTAATTGATGTAAAGCTAAAGCCTCAATTGCTTGATTTCCTGTGGCCTTTGCTGCTGCTAGAAGCCATTGTAAAACCTTTTCCCAAATACCCCATTGTCCACTCAATGCTAAAACAGGTTCAATTGCTGTTCCTAAAGATAATACATCGTGCCAACGATTAGTGATAAAAGACCATTCTAAACATGATAAAATTGCAGGTGATTCCGATAATATAACTTCTGTTAAACCCTGATTTTGTAGTATCCAATTTTTGAAATAAGTGGTTATATTTTCCATCCAGTTACTAATATTTTCTGATTTTCTAAAATACTCAAATAGCGAATCTGACAAGCTATAATGCTCACCATCAACTTGGACTAAATGACGGTTGAGTAAATTTTTCAGAACAGGCTTAACTTCAGAAATAGCTATTAAATCAGCAATTCTTTCTGCACCAAGAGCTACATTTATTCCCAAAGCAGCCAGGATGATCAAAATCATTCGCTCAGGTTTAGATA contains the following coding sequences:
- a CDS encoding ATP-binding protein, producing the protein MTSNISQSAGDNAVLFGSIGQVGTINILRLDSEHGGRVTLDVPDIQNALKPRPLPVFLLPRPFPTLLARREEVERALNTLPYNQTVEFYGDNGIGKTSILRYLARHPALTSVFSDGIIYHHCANYQSESDLLQIIFDRFYESEIRFKPTDIQIREALKDKKALILLDGGKLTREEVQGISNNSLNPTFLFANSDRSFWGEGYSTKLSGLLLKDAISLVTRELGRSLTQEEYTAAEALCTALEGHPLGILQAVGLVREDNLTLTVVSQRFNSQANQDKIKHLLSSLSKPERMILIILAALGINVALGAERIADLIAISEVKPVLKNLLNRHLVQVDGEHYSLSDSLFEYFRKSENISNWMENITTYFKNWILQNQGLTEVILSESPAILSCLEWSFITNRWHDVLSLGTAIEPVLALSGQWGIWEKVLQWLLAAAKATGNQAIEALALHQLGTRSLCLNQLTEAQNYLNQALQIRESINDQAGIEVTKNNLELIPDWVIPKSKPIDASPPVKPIKQDFSLWFKFGAGFLFFAFIGWLIWSLQPPTKTSTANPTETSTANPTETSTANPTETSTANPTETSTPTQTETSTPTQTKTPTPTQTKTPTPTQTETPTPTQTETSTPTQTETSTPTQTETSPNQEPETQIMKCLSLSLSENVKPCEEGQGQEEITVKRGEKIRGIIILNNVATEDIEVNLKATIDDTIYEEKNIKIQAKATQAEFEFNMNIFSNYLDRGLAKITASYKKQKELYKSFYVESSQPTSPAITPVPSNNDQTQFPSP